From the Pseudomonas sp. SORT22 genome, one window contains:
- the gspK gene encoding type II secretion system minor pseudopilin GspK, protein MGAKRQQGAALLMVLVVLAMLAGGLTWLVQDGRQQIDSVRLVQQRVQARAMETAGLAFAEQALKDPAWRASPLFWQALRGQPLSYAFAGGSAALRIRDLHSCFNVNALIGEESERAARQFRYLLGDDMAAQRLTDALADWIDSDGQARLSGADSDQYLRQSPARLAANQMMVDMSELNLLLEPDASRQQRYPQLCALPQTSGWRLNANALSLEQLPLLEALYEGEVSRSLLTRIITGRPAGGYHDAGALRQALGAMDDATFARLSEGLLLNSGDFALQLEFEQDGQKMRSEFQLRARGIVQWHALVPVQQVQVISRSPQPW, encoded by the coding sequence ATGGGTGCGAAGCGGCAACAAGGAGCGGCGCTGTTGATGGTGCTGGTGGTGCTGGCGATGCTCGCAGGCGGCCTGACCTGGCTGGTGCAGGACGGCCGCCAGCAGATCGACAGCGTGCGCCTGGTGCAGCAGCGGGTGCAGGCCAGGGCCATGGAAACCGCCGGCCTGGCGTTTGCCGAGCAGGCCCTGAAAGACCCGGCCTGGCGCGCCAGCCCGCTGTTCTGGCAGGCGCTGCGCGGGCAGCCGCTGTCTTATGCCTTTGCCGGCGGCTCGGCGGCCTTGCGCATCCGCGACCTGCACAGCTGTTTCAACGTCAACGCGCTGATTGGCGAAGAGAGCGAACGGGCCGCACGGCAATTTCGCTACCTGCTGGGCGATGACATGGCCGCGCAACGCTTGACCGATGCCCTGGCCGACTGGATCGACAGCGACGGCCAGGCCCGGCTCAGCGGCGCCGACAGCGACCAGTACCTGCGCCAGTCACCTGCGCGCCTGGCGGCCAACCAGATGATGGTCGACATGAGTGAGCTGAACCTGCTACTTGAGCCCGATGCCAGCCGCCAGCAACGCTATCCACAGTTGTGCGCGCTGCCGCAGACCAGCGGCTGGCGGCTGAATGCCAATGCCTTGAGCCTGGAGCAGTTGCCATTGCTTGAAGCGCTGTACGAAGGGGAGGTGTCACGTTCGCTGCTGACCCGGATCATCACCGGCCGGCCTGCTGGCGGTTATCACGATGCGGGTGCGTTGCGCCAGGCACTGGGGGCGATGGACGACGCAACATTCGCACGGTTGAGCGAAGGCTTGCTGCTCAACAGCGGTGACTTTGCCTTGCAGCTGGAATTCGAACAGGACGGGCAGAAGATGCGCAGCGAGTTTCAACTGCGCGCACGCGGGATCGTGCAGTGGCACGCGCTGGTGCCGGTCCAGCAGGTGCAGGTGATCAGCCGCTCGCCGCAACCCTGGTAA
- the tatA gene encoding twin-arginine translocase TatA/TatE family subunit yields MGGIGIWQLLIVLVIVFMLFGTKRLKGLGADVGEAIQGFRKSMGNGPATDEAVSPVKPQAPLQADSVQQAEHQR; encoded by the coding sequence ATGGGTGGTATCGGGATCTGGCAGTTGCTTATCGTCTTGGTGATCGTGTTCATGCTGTTCGGCACCAAGCGCCTCAAGGGCCTGGGTGCGGATGTCGGCGAGGCGATCCAGGGCTTTCGCAAATCCATGGGCAACGGCCCGGCCACGGACGAAGCCGTAAGCCCGGTCAAACCCCAGGCGCCGCTGCAGGCCGACAGCGTGCAGCAAGCGGAACACCAGCGCTGA
- the tatB gene encoding Sec-independent protein translocase protein TatB, producing the protein MFEVGFTELLLVAIVALLVLGPERLPAAARTLGRGLGQAKRAMASIKAQVERELDTQALSQELDALPLQRLEQDLRRGVSLQPDHSPTSGNP; encoded by the coding sequence ATGTTCGAAGTCGGTTTTACCGAACTGCTGCTGGTGGCCATCGTCGCCCTGCTGGTGCTTGGCCCCGAGCGCCTGCCGGCGGCGGCGCGCACCCTGGGCCGCGGCCTGGGCCAGGCCAAGCGCGCCATGGCCTCGATCAAGGCCCAGGTCGAGCGCGAACTGGACACCCAGGCCCTGAGCCAGGAACTCGATGCCCTGCCCTTGCAGCGCCTTGAACAGGACCTGCGCCGCGGCGTCAGCCTGCAGCCGGACCACAGCCCAACCAGCGGAAACCCCTGA
- the tatC gene encoding twin-arginine translocase subunit TatC — protein sequence MNTASQDPGMPLTAHLRELRRRLVRCLLAIAVVFLGLLPFAQTLYTQVSEPLRRYLPEGASMIATSVTSPFLAPFKLTLMAALFVAMPVLLHQAWSFIAPAMYRQERRIALPLLVSSIVLFYSGMAFAFFVVFPMMFGFFASVTPDGVAMMTDIGLYLDFILALFLAFGLAFEIPVATFIIVWAGVTDVGTLRKSRPYVIVGCFVVGMLLTPPDVFSQTLLAVPMWILFEVGLLACAAVERKEQRTMPVSLQASNEPGN from the coding sequence ATGAACACAGCAAGCCAAGACCCCGGCATGCCGCTCACCGCTCACCTGCGCGAACTGCGCAGGCGCCTGGTGCGCTGCCTGCTGGCCATCGCCGTGGTATTCCTCGGCCTGTTGCCGTTTGCCCAGACCCTGTACACCCAGGTCTCGGAACCGCTGCGCCGCTATCTGCCCGAAGGCGCGAGCATGATTGCCACCAGCGTCACCTCGCCGTTCCTCGCGCCGTTCAAACTGACCCTGATGGCGGCGCTGTTCGTCGCCATGCCGGTGCTGCTGCACCAGGCCTGGAGCTTCATTGCCCCGGCGATGTACCGCCAGGAACGGCGCATCGCCCTGCCGCTGCTGGTGTCGAGCATCGTGCTGTTCTACTCGGGCATGGCCTTCGCCTTCTTCGTGGTCTTTCCGATGATGTTCGGCTTCTTTGCCAGCGTCACCCCGGATGGCGTGGCGATGATGACCGACATCGGCCTGTACCTGGACTTCATTCTTGCCCTGTTCCTGGCCTTTGGCCTGGCGTTCGAAATCCCGGTGGCGACCTTCATCATCGTCTGGGCCGGGGTCACCGACGTCGGTACCCTGCGCAAAAGTCGCCCTTACGTGATCGTCGGCTGCTTCGTCGTCGGCATGCTCCTGACTCCGCCGGACGTGTTTTCGCAAACCCTGCTGGCGGTGCCGATGTGGATCTTGTTTGAGGTCGGTTTGCTGGCCTGTGCGGCGGTCGAGCGCAAAGAACAGCGCACAATGCCAGTCAGCCTTCAGGCCTCAAATGAGCCTGGCAACTAA
- a CDS encoding GntR family transcriptional regulator: MPPLTALRPDDTLATPLYLQLARNLEQAIHAGQWKAEQALPSERSLSEALDISRVTARKALEVLLEQGLIRRIQGSGTFITPRLEQPLSRLSSFSEMLRMKGFTPSSQWLERSVDAPSADELVRLGLSPNEQVVHLKRLRKADDIVMAVEYSTLPARLLGNPEAIGDSLYQYLDQIGKPVVRALQHIRAINASAELAARVGIEPGTAMLLMTRVGYLDDNTPIELTDTYCRDDYYDFVAELRR, from the coding sequence ATGCCTCCGTTGACCGCCCTGCGCCCCGACGACACTCTGGCCACTCCCTTGTACCTTCAGTTGGCGCGCAACCTGGAACAGGCCATTCATGCCGGGCAATGGAAAGCCGAACAGGCATTGCCGTCGGAACGCAGCCTCAGCGAAGCCCTGGATATCTCCCGGGTGACTGCACGCAAGGCCCTGGAAGTACTGCTCGAACAAGGCCTGATCCGCCGTATCCAGGGCTCCGGCACCTTCATTACCCCGCGCCTGGAACAACCACTCTCGCGGCTGTCGAGCTTCAGCGAAATGCTCCGTATGAAGGGCTTCACGCCCAGTTCGCAGTGGCTGGAGCGTAGCGTCGATGCGCCGTCTGCCGATGAGCTGGTGCGCCTGGGCCTGTCGCCCAACGAACAGGTGGTGCACCTCAAGCGCCTGCGCAAGGCCGATGACATCGTCATGGCCGTCGAGTACAGCACCCTGCCCGCGCGCTTGCTGGGCAACCCCGAGGCTATCGGCGATTCGCTGTACCAGTACCTCGACCAGATCGGCAAGCCGGTGGTGCGCGCCCTGCAACATATTCGCGCGATCAATGCCAGCGCCGAGCTGGCGGCGCGGGTCGGCATCGAACCCGGCACCGCCATGCTGCTGATGACCCGGGTCGGCTACCTCGACGACAACACCCCCATCGAACTGACCGACACCTACTGTCGCGACGACTACTACGACTTTGTCGCCGAGCTGCGACGCTAG
- the nagA gene encoding N-acetylglucosamine-6-phosphate deacetylase: protein MSEHNILTPTGWVRGRLLLRDGRVAAIDGQPCDPQGNDLPYLLPGFIDLHVHGGGGSDIMEGAQAFATIARTHVRFGTTSLLATTMTAPKEELTQVLGALGEYVRQPRSDGARVLGVHLEGPYINPGKLGAQPNFAHLGLLEEVDAYLALAPIKVITIAPEVAGHLPLIRTLSERGVRLQIGHTLGSYEEGVAALEAGATSFTHLYNAMSPLHHREPGIVGAALAHARFAELIPDLLHVHPGAIRVALRSIPCLYCVTDSTAAAGMPDGEYKLGSHTVTKCLGGVRLADGTLAGSTLTMDQALRNLVKIGLPLAEASQRLSQFPADYLGLQERGRLQPGSWADAVSLDRNLNLIGVMVEGEHLEL, encoded by the coding sequence ATGAGCGAACACAACATACTCACCCCGACGGGCTGGGTACGCGGACGCCTGTTGCTGCGTGACGGCCGCGTCGCCGCCATCGACGGCCAGCCCTGCGACCCGCAGGGCAACGATCTGCCCTACCTGCTGCCCGGTTTCATCGACCTGCACGTGCATGGCGGCGGTGGCAGCGACATCATGGAGGGCGCCCAGGCGTTCGCCACCATTGCCCGCACCCACGTGCGCTTCGGCACCACCTCGTTGCTGGCCACCACCATGACCGCGCCGAAGGAAGAACTTACCCAGGTGCTCGGCGCCCTCGGCGAGTACGTTCGCCAACCGCGCAGCGACGGCGCGCGGGTCCTCGGTGTGCATCTGGAAGGCCCGTACATCAACCCCGGCAAGCTCGGCGCGCAGCCGAACTTCGCCCACCTGGGGCTGCTCGAAGAGGTCGACGCCTACCTGGCCCTGGCACCGATCAAGGTGATCACCATCGCCCCGGAAGTCGCCGGCCACCTGCCGTTGATCCGCACCTTGAGCGAGCGCGGCGTGCGCCTGCAGATCGGCCACACCCTGGGCAGCTACGAAGAAGGCGTGGCAGCCCTGGAAGCCGGCGCCACCAGCTTTACCCACCTGTACAACGCCATGAGCCCGCTGCACCACCGCGAGCCGGGCATCGTCGGCGCGGCCCTGGCCCATGCGCGCTTTGCCGAGCTGATTCCCGACCTGCTGCACGTGCACCCCGGCGCCATCCGCGTAGCCCTGCGCTCGATTCCTTGCCTGTACTGCGTGACCGATTCCACTGCCGCCGCGGGCATGCCCGATGGCGAGTACAAGCTTGGCAGCCACACCGTGACCAAATGCCTGGGCGGCGTGCGCCTGGCCGACGGCACCCTGGCCGGCAGCACCCTGACCATGGACCAGGCCCTGCGCAACCTGGTGAAGATCGGCCTGCCCCTGGCCGAAGCCTCCCAGCGCCTGTCGCAGTTCCCCGCCGACTACCTCGGCCTGCAAGAGCGCGGGCGCCTGCAGCCCGGTAGCTGGGCCGACGCCGTGAGCCTGGATCGCAACCTCAACCTGATCGGCGTAATGGTCGAAGGAGAACACCTTGAGCTCTAA